The genomic DNA TCGTTATTACAGAAGATAAAGCCAATTGGTCAGCAACACTTCCAACTACTAAATACAAACAGGGTGGTGCCTCCCAAGCCGATACGCTGCATATTCTCGTGCTGGCCAAGGATATTTACGGAAATACCTCTGCTCAAGTCAAGTCTGTCACTTTACCCCAATAACGAAGGACATCATAGTACTCACTATAATTGTGGGTGCCCTGACCGTAAGGTTCTCATTAGGAAAGCTATCGCTGCAGCTGGCCTGAGCGACGGGATAGTTGAGCTTGGCGGGCTGGAGGTTGGGCAGATGAAGCTGCAACTTCCAGCTCTTTAAATTCTAATGCAACTTGGCATGCTATAGACTTGCTGTCTTGTTCATCGAACTATCGTTTTTCGATAGCTCAATCACTATTTGGATATTTGTTGAATAGGAACTCTAATATATCTTTCAAATAATCTTCGAACACACTTATATAATTTTTAAAGATGTTTTCACTTAGTAGTACATAAAGAGAGTCTTCACTTTCCATATCACCAAGCATTTCGATCAAATCAATCGATGGCATTACATTTGTGTGCTGGTGGATCTGTTTAATCGAGAAATCATGGGTCATAGTGCAGGCCCGAACAAGGACGCTGCTCTGATTACCCATGCCTTCGCGACCGTTAAGGGTGATCTACGTCAGATTCAATGGTTTCATACCGACCGTGGCAGTGAGTTCAAAAATCAAAAGATGGACGAGCTTCGGTCGTCTTGTTTGCCATCTAAGACCATTCCTTTCTTTTGAGCCTGAACATCTCAATTTTATTGGAATGGTCTTAGTGGGAAACCCTCGATTCCTCCACCCGCATAGCGGGTGGTTTTTTGTTTCGCGCGTTTCACGCACTCAACTGGCTAAAGCCATAATAAAAAAATCGCCTACTAAAGGCGATTTTAAAATGCTTGTTTTTTTAAATTCTTAACTGTATCCATGATTCGCTCTCAGCTCTTTTACTAATTGAGTAAAATGCACAGGCCGCTCGTAGCTTAACTTATCAAATAGACCTTGTGCTTTGCAGGCAAGAATGACTGGGATGGTGACATAACCATATGCATAATTGTTTAAAATGGTTAACATGCTTTCACCCCTAAAGAAAATCTATATAGTCCAATTCATATGTTTCCAGTGTTCCGGACGCTGAAGTGCTGAAGGTAATTTCGTACTGTGGTCTCCCTTGGCCGAGTTGATCTGGTTCTGGGTAAGAAAGATACTGTTGGACAGATCCGTTCCTCTCAGATCCGCATTCCGGAAATCCGCCCCGATCAAATCCGCTCCTGTTAAGTTGTTTCCTCTCAAATCAGCTGCAATTAGGTAAGCTCCGCGCAAATTGGCCCCTCTTAAATCCACTTTTCTAAGATCAGCTCCAATGAGGTCTGCGCCACGGTCAATATTCTTTTTCCCGCCAGAGCGTCTCTTCTGTCCTGTGTGGTGGCCATTCTGCTTCTGATGAACTTCGGCCCTTACAAGCTCACTCGTCTTCAAGAGTAGAACGTTCACTGAAGCCCTATGTTCTCCCACATCTAATTTCAGCAAATCATCTGGGCTAAGATATGTGAGCCTTTCTGTCTCTTCCAGCAAAGCCTGGATCTGATCATAAATCGAACGTGCCGGCTGCAACATCACTGCTTCTGTCAAGTACCACAGCAATTCATGAATTTGCATCATGGTCGTGAACACCTTGAACATCTTTGGGGCAACCTCTGGAGATGACTGCCAATCTTGTCCAGCAAAGCTCACTTGTGACACCTTTTGTCCTGCGCCAAAGCAATCAAATGATATACATCCCTTCAGCCCCGGTTTGCTAAGACTTTCGTGAATCCCACAGCGAAAATCTTTTTGCAAATGGACACAGGGCTGACCTGCATTTTTATCTATTGGAAAACCATCTGAAGCAGAGAAGCGTAGTGCCACACAACACAGACCGATGCATTTTTCGCAGTCCGCTCGAATGCTTTGTCGCCTCTCTTCCGATAGAGGGGCGACCGCTTCAGACAACAACTTGTTTTTCGTATTTTTGTTAAGATTGTTCAATTGTTTTACCTCCGACTACATGTATTAAAGTCTCGTTTCCAACACGAGATTCGACACTCTTCCATCTGGTTTTTCAGCGACCCTCTGGATAATGTCAAAGTATCATTCAACCATTGACTCCATCGTAGGCTTGGTTGAGCAGATCAGCATTATATTCCAGGTAACTTTGAATGATCTGCTCTGGCGCAGGACTGAGAAAGGCTTCCGCCACCTCCGGTCGTGATATTTTGGCAGTGATTTTATGCAAAGTGATTACCTTGCCATCCGCACTCCGTTTTAATCCTTTGGCATGATCTCGTTTGTATCCCAAGTATTCATTAATATTTGCATACAACAGATAAAGCTAGTTATCTGCGTACTGGGATATTGACTCACGAGCGACAGTCATGCTGAACTTGCATTACCCTATCCACTGCAAACCGCCAA from Paenibacillus sp. FSL R10-2782 includes the following:
- a CDS encoding pentapeptide repeat-containing protein; amino-acid sequence: MLSEAVAPLSEERRQSIRADCEKCIGLCCVALRFSASDGFPIDKNAGQPCVHLQKDFRCGIHESLSKPGLKGCISFDCFGAGQKVSQVSFAGQDWQSSPEVAPKMFKVFTTMMQIHELLWYLTEAVMLQPARSIYDQIQALLEETERLTYLSPDDLLKLDVGEHRASVNVLLLKTSELVRAEVHQKQNGHHTGQKRRSGGKKNIDRGADLIGADLRKVDLRGANLRGAYLIAADLRGNNLTGADLIGADFRNADLRGTDLSNSIFLTQNQINSAKGDHSTKLPSALQRPEHWKHMNWTI